The Carassius auratus strain Wakin chromosome 21, ASM336829v1, whole genome shotgun sequence sequence ACTACTTTCTCAGTTTGTATGATATCCACAGTATATTCTATTCTGTATGTATATTTGTCAAATAAACCTAATAAATCGACAAATTGTTAAATTTACTATGCAAACAGAATGAAAACAACTTTCATTTCCAGTGTGTCAAATAAAGCAAATGATTTTCACAAAATTGgaagtatacagtatatgttgaaTAAGgtagtatatagtatatactgCATGGTGCAGAGTTAACAATACTCTTAATATTCTATTCCAAACCagcatatttcaaataatttccaACAAAGGCTGATATTTGTGGTTTATATTTTTCCATGGGATAAACTAATTATTTTGAGGAAAGCTTATGAAAAACACATTCTCTTTGGAATATTCTGTGCaaatgaatcatgcacaataagacGGGCACATCAATTTAAAAACTTTGtggttttttaatgtttgttttgaaaaaaaaaaatacataaatggcTAAAAATACAAAGAACTGAAagcattatttttaatagtgctgCATAAAACAAATAGCAGATATATATTACACAAATCCTTATTTACAAACCAAGGCATTTATTGTTTTGAACACATGAACATATTTACAAGAACACACATGCAGACCTGCGGAGCCACCTGCAGTGTTTAAGAAGGATGTCACATCTGCATGTTCACCTTCTTTGTTTTGGGATGACTTTGTTTCCGCTGGTGGCCACTGGGATGAGAAGTTTCCGATACTCCATTGGAAGATATTTCTCGATCAGTATATTCACAGGTGTGGTGTCAGTCACAAAGCCCTGCCTAAAAAAAATATGAGGAACAAGTACTGGAACACGATATACAGacaaatttgcaaaaaaatacaaaaacaagccaTTTAACTACATCTTAAAGTAATAGTGAATGActcgcagtgaatgggtgccatcagaatgagagcccaaacagctgataaaaacatcacaataatccacacaactttcTATTAACATCTTGAAGCAAAAAGAGTCTATAATACggttttctccagtgaaaaactcatcgtctgaatcaggagagaaatgtgcatGTTATTATAGACTCATACTTTGGCTAAAAGTGAACATTTAACCTTAAAAGCTTCCTAATGATTgattagtttcttacaaacacgaatcttttcacttcacaagatgttaattgatagactggagtggtgtggattattgtgatgtttttatcagctgtttggactccttctgatggcggcacccattcactgcagaggatccaagtGTTGTAATGCTTAATATCTTCAAATCGGttctgataaacaaacaaactcatctactacATCTTGAACGGTGTAAGGGTGGGTAAATTCAACAGTTCTTTTTAATATTTACCTTCTCATGAGGAGCTCAAAATCTTCAACCTCAATAGTTTTACGTTTGGCATGAGTAGCATATGCTTCCAGATCGTCTGCTAGCCGTTCAAAGTACTTCTTAAGACTAAGgggaacaacaaaaaaagcacacaaacaaCAGATGAGATGTAACTTCAAATATTCATGCTGCATTGGGGTAAATAACTGCTCCCTGAGGCTTACATTTCATTAATGGCAGGATAGATGTCACTGGCCACCTTGGTCTTGGCGAAGTGCTTGAACACGCTCATGACGTAACTCTTGGGAAGAACATTGACCCCCGTCTGGCGCTTCTGCCTGGGGGCTCGTTTGGCAACCTGAGGGGCAGGACTGAGATAAATGGGTTTTAGATTTACGGTAGGAGACTGTAAAATGGACATCAGGAAGAAGAAAGTTGATGGTAAATTACCCAGCATTCACTTCTTTAAGGACAGTTGGCGTAGTCTGCGCAGTACGACTGGCAAAAACTCTTTTCTGTCTTACAAACGCAGGAGTTTTCATTGACaactctaaaaagaaaaaaaaagaaaaaaaaaacaatgctaaagTAAATGCAAGTTATCCTAGTTACATCTGATTCACAAGCAATCATTCTTTTGAAATGGTTCTTTTTAATAACTGGGTAGAACTCGCTCCCAAATGATTCAAGCtaacattttaacaatacattaaacattgaatattattatgagtAATGATAATGCAAAATTCGAGGATTTTAGTACACAGGAATTTGTgcacatttttaatgtattggtTTTTGAACtagtttattaaaatgattcactcAAATGAAATAGCTTGCTAAAAAGAATTGAGTTTTGTTTAATTCCTTTCATCAAATGAACTGGTTTACTATGTATAACAGGACGTTGTTAAACCAGTTTATTAAAATGACTCATTCAGAGGCACTGATTTATCAAGATGAGCAGGATGTGAAAGTGGGAGTCACCTGCACTTAGAGCATCGTCgtcatcatcctcttcctcctcctcctcatcctgtGGAAATTCAgggctgtgattggctggttcagAGTCCAGCAGCTCCTCCTCCTCTGATTGGTTTGGTTCTTCTTCTGCGAGCTCTGGCACGTCTTCTTCAGGCAGACTAGCCTCATGTTGCAGTGACCTCTGCTCTGGTGTGCTGAGCTCTGCTGCGGGGTGGAGCGGAGGAAACTCAGGGCTGCCCAGTGATTCTCTTTCTTCATCTGGAATGTCCTGTAGACTCACTCTCCCCTCATCGACAAAATCCAAAAGATCTGAACAGAAACACGTTAGGTTTTTACTAGCCCACAAACAAACTGAATTTGCAATTCATTTCCATTATCACAGTTGAAGAACTTTGTGATTTTGCCACTTCAGGCAGTCTCACTGTGCTCACCTTTCTCTCTGGGGTTCAATCCAGCTCCAAAACTCTTTGTGACTCTTGAGGTGCCTGGAATTCCCAGGACAGCACCTCCTCCCTCTGAGCGGTGAGCTCTACGAGTTATCTGCTCTAGATACTGTGAGGTGTCAATATGTTCATGCTCAGCTTCAATAACCTCCTTATCCTCAACTTTCTCAGCATTCTCATCTTCAACTTCCTCGTCGTTCTCATCCTCGACGTTCTCATCCTCGACTTCCTGGGCGTTCTCATCCTCCACTTCCTCTCTGTTCTCATCCTCGACTTCCTCTCCGTTCTCATCCTCGACTTCCTCTCCATTCTCATCCTCGACTTCCTCTCCATTCTCATCCTCGACTTCCTCTCCATTCTCATCCTCGATTTCCTCAATGTTGTCATCCTCGATTTCTACAACCTCTTGATCCTCCGTTTCCACAATGTTCTCGTACTCAATTTCCACAATATTCCCAATCTCAACTTCCTCCACAAATTCTCGATCTTGCAGCTCCACATCATGAGATTCAGGAAGTGATTCGGTCATTGCCTGCGTTGGAGCAAGTACAATATCTTCTGCACTCAAATACACATCATCTTGGGATGGAGGCACCACCTCTTCCTGATCCTGTGATTCCATCTCATGATCTTTTTCTTCTTGAATTAAAGGTTCTGAGTCAGGAATATCACTGGCTCTCTCGTTCTCTGCAGAAGGTCCCATTGTGTCATCTTTTTTAGAATGGACATAAAGCTCTGTGACATCACTGAGGCCGAGAGTGAACTTCTGCCAGGAGGAATCTTCTAGAGTTTTTCCGTCCTGAAATACAGACTGATCTAGAAGAGAGAGAAACCATTTTAGATACAGACAAATTCAGATGGAAGCAAAACGTTAGAGTTTATATAAACCTTGGTTAGGACCCTGCTCCAGGCATCTCTGAACGGCCTCATCAAATGCATCCACAGACTGCAGCCTCCGATTGGAGACCTTCCTCTGAAGCCCCGCCCTCTCAATGCGCTTCTCTACAAATGGGGTCTTCAAGGTCAGGTTCAGCCCACTGATAGAAAATAAACTTGAATCACACTCAGAATGCCTCAATCATGTATGTCCCTTACATCTTCTCACAGGACGATTAATCAGATTTCAATAATGATCATTATTCCTACTTTTCTCCATTATTTAAGCAAAATCATCTGCAAGCTTTTTCCTAAATGGATACAAGCAGGCCAAGTGTTTTTCTCTTCCCAACAATGTGCAAACCAAGAACTGATCATCTAAAAGCACCTGCAAAAATGTAAGTTGGAGTTTAAAGTTAATAAAGTTTAATACAGCTAGTCTGTTTTCTTTCACATGGCGGTTTGAGAAAGACTCAACTGTAACAAATCCAAACATGAACTTCAAATATATTGTTTGCAATTGCGACTGCTAAATATATGCACTTGCACTGTTCTTTTAACCACATTTGGAAATGTGGGAATCAATATTACAAATTTTGTTGGTTTAGCTTTTGAGAGAGCGTTCTTGTTTTACTGGTTTATAatttaaagtgtgtgttttaaataaataaatattatatatatatatgtgtgtgtgtgtgtgtgtgtgtgtgtgtgtgtgtgtatatatatatatatctagaaCCTAAACAAGGTCCGATAAACCACAAGAATGAATGTTTTCTTGATTTGTATTTATATGAAAGTGCAATAATTCAAATCCAATCCAAAAAGCATTTTATAACAATCATGCTAATTGATCATTTGAGCAAAATAACTGTGATTATCAGTTTAACTATTATCGGCAGCATACTACCGTATGTATTGTATACTGCAGTTTCTAATAAATTAACAACAAGCTAGTAATTATATTTACTTTCTAATGTCAGTTTTAGTGACAAGGCCAGTCAATCGAGATATAATGGACAAAGCATATACCTTTTTGAGCCAGAAGACACATCTAAATCTTGAGAATCATCTCCTTTTGCCTGAGAGACATCACCTTTATGAAAGACATTTGAGGTCTCTTCTGTGTTGTCTGACAATATAGAAAAGGGGTTAGATGATACTAAGTGATTTCGAACATCACAAATTATGTGTCGATATACCAAAACATGTGCAATATGGCAGTTCAATTCAACACAGAGAGTCTTGCTAACAAATATAACAGGAGTATAACAGGCGAAGCACCTGGCAGTTGATCAAACTGTTCCTCGAACGCTGACACACTGAAGACCTGCTGCGGTTTCTTGCGGCTCAGTCCTCTGACCACATGCGTCAGAGGTTCAGTGTGCAGAGTCAGGTCAGAGAGCTCCACTCCAGACAGACCTTCACTGAAGAAAACACAGACACATGAACACAACATGAGGAGGATTACAAGCATATGTGATTAAAAAGACACTGACGTTCTCTCTCCAGCACTGGACTCGGCTGGATTCGGCTCGGATTCTTGAAACGCAGGCTGACCCGACATCAGCAGCGATGCTTCGGTCTCTGAAACACACATGGGAGAATCATTAAAAACTGGGATTTTCTCCTTACAATTTTGTTACCACTATCTGTGCAAATGCTTAGGctggatatattatatataattaatattagggGTGGGCCTGTACAAGTATCGGTACTGAATGGTTGATGGTGCAACTTCCACATGGAAGTGATCAGTGATAATCGCAATTaaatgtttgacagcactaatataaatcTAACATATTACTTAATATATACATTagtgtgtgtgtacttatatacacataattaatatacacagtacacacacatataataaataaactttattttgaatcgattaattgcaattaatcattttGCAGCCCTACAACtaactgacataaaataaaactgaattgctaaaaattctaaaactgaaattaatatatttgttaaaactaatgaaaattataaaaagcacaagtaaaaaaaatcaattaaaatctaaataaaaaatttaataacaaaaaaagctcaaaaaagtaaataatataaactaaattataatAACACTTGTATATACATAACAGCATACctataaaaaactatattaaactataaacatatccatgacttttccaggactggaaattaaaataattccaaCAAAAATAGGTTTTCCATGACCATGAGACTCTTTAATAATACACATGGATGTGGGTGTGTGTTTCGTGACATGTATTAGTTCATTCCTAAAAATGTTGGCAGTGAGTTTTGACTCACCCATCTGAATGATGCCCCTGAGCAGACCACGAGTGGTCATGTCCTCGTCATATACTGGGGACGGGGCAGTGACAGGAGGGTTCGTATTTGCCACCGTTGACCTCGGCCGTTTAGGAGAAGGGAGGGGTGACAAGGAGGCACTCTGAAACAGACGAAAAATGATTTAGGGATGTACGTTAATCATGTAGAATATGTATTTGCAACACATGAAACTTCTTATTTAAACACCACACAAACCTCATGGAGCTTCTTCTTGAGTCTGTGTCGTAAGGCAGATCCAGGACTCTCCAGTCCAGGGGTGTTTTTTAGCCTCATACTCCGTCGTACATTTGTTGCACTGAAACACACAGAAAATAAACATGTTAGATAGATATTATACACACAATTaaagcaatacacaaacattacacaatacataatataacaaaaaagtgAAGATACAATTCTCTCTATATGGATGCCTTGCATTGTTGTGTTTTAGAtggatttaattcattttaaaaggtaacacttaataaaaatacagactTGAGCGCTTTGTTTACATCTAGAATATTGATAACTTTCCGTTTAACGTTACCATTATTGTATTTAGCCGTTACTCATAAACTTCGAACAAATATTTACGTTTGTTTACGTTACATATTGGCATAAACTGTTCGCGTAAATCAATTTAAAAGAAACGTTAagcaaaaaatctaaaatcatactgggcatttttatttgtataacgtTAAAACTGAAGTGGCATTTGAACTGAATTCACCTTCTGGTTACAGGAGATCTGGGTAACTCAGTGTGCAGGACTCTCCTCAACAAAACCCGAGCCGAAATATCGTCTTCTGTTGAATCCATCGTTTCTTATCGTAGTTTATCACAAATGTAACTATTTTCAAAGGCTACAGAACTATAACAAAAGCGAAATCAAAGTAAACAAAGAAAAGCATCGTCGATTAAAACATCCGAGGTTTGAAAATGGAAGTCTCACAACTCCCGCTCGTTCGTTCAAGTGAGTCTCGCGATATTTTATCAATCGTTTCATTGGCGGGGTAGGGTACTGCCCTCAAGGGGGCGCTCGGTGGCTCAATAACATGAAGCCTCCATTGAGCTGCATTTAAATCTCAGGCCGATTTGTTAAGTATAATAGCTTAACTGTAATAAATGGATATTTGACATATGGAAATGGACATCAGCCCTCACAATTTATATAAGGTATTCTGTGTTCAGTAAATCCTCCTGACCAGCGTATAGAAAAGTATCTTAAACCACGTGACAACGCAAGTCTTTTATTTTCGGTTTGTTGTACTCATCCAGAGTGAGCTAAAGGATTGCACCTAAATAATCACAAGATGAAtataacatttcacaaaattaaGTTACAAAtaagataaagataaaataatttacatccaACTTTCCGGTATCTAAACCACGCCCCAATTCATTCTAACTGACATGCTGAGGAAGCCAATCAcataaaaccatagacagtaaaaataaaactcaCAGGTATGGATATAGAAATTGTGATGTGTGAATGTATTGTTGTTGTccaaaatgctgatttattacCAGTCATTAGGTCTGCATATGCATAGGGCCCGGAATCTTGTGCACCGCCACTGGTCATGAAAATAAAAGGGTTTGTTGGAATGTTATATTCACATGAATAGGCTATATTAGAAGTCCTTTAAAAAATTAGCATAGTTTCATTTTTTCTTATAGTGAATTATTTAAAGACATCATTTACGACTGAGGGGAGATGCTGTGTGGTTTTGAGCTGTTTTATTAATTATGCACTTCATGTGACAATGAGacaaaaccatgaaaaaaaaaggtgGCAATACCTGAACTGTATGTGTATTGAAGGGTCTTCCAGAAGCTGAAAAGGAAATAAGCACCAGGCCCAGACAGTGTTACACCAACCTGTATGAAATCCtttgctgaccagctggcccccatcttcacacataTCTTCAACAGATCTTCAacctcagtctgtcagtggatcaacagctacctgacagacaggcagcagctatgGAGGCTGGGAAATACATATCCAGCACCCGTATAATCAGCTCTGgagctgtgttctctccccactgctcttctccctctacaccaaCGACTGTACATccaaagacccctctgtcaagctcctgaagtttgcagacgacactacactCATCGGTCTCATCCAGGACgatgacgagtctgcttacagacaggaggtaaaagagctggctgtctggtgcagtctcaacaacctggagctgaacacgctcaaaactgtAGAGATGAGAgttgacttcaggagaaaccctgCTCTCCcctcactcaccatcatgaacagcactgtgactgcagtggagtcattcaagTTTCTGGGCACCacaatctctcaggacctgaaatTGGACATttacattgactccattgttaaaaagacccagcagaggttgtatttccttcgccacaggggctgctgaaacagttctactctgccatcattgaatccatcctctgcacttcaataactgtctggttcagctcagcttctaaatctgacctcagaagactacagagggtagtgtggactgctgagtgaatcattggtacaaccctccccactttccaagaactgtactcatccagagtgagcaaaatggctggcaaaatcactctgcacccctcacatccagcacactgttctctttgaactgttgccatctggtcgacgctacagagctctgAACATCAGAACGACCAGActcaggaacagtttcttcccccaggcataTATAGTTAGATATTTTTTTAGCTAATCCTAACCCacaccctaaccctacccctcacagaaaactttctgcatttatacaaaaaaataataattctttatttttataccagCTTTACAAATGAAGATATCCCCAAAAAGAGGTTTTGTCAGGTTCAGCTcactttttgataaaaaaaagtcaccaaaatatggttaagtacacacacacacacacacacaaagtgataCACGGAGAcaataattcatacatttttcccCTCTATCTTTAATTGGCACAGTTAACACGTACAAAGTATTCAGTGCTCAAAAACACAAGCATAACAAATAGGAcacaaacaaaaaagtgcaaaaaactaACATTTGGCAGACCCCACCAAAcgagaccaaaaaaaataaaaaaataaaaagagttttCATTTAGCAAAGCAGAGAAAAAAACTGGGacatttatattaattcaaataaaaagaaatagaCTATTGCCATGGATTGGTAGCTCACTCTTATTCATAGAAtggtacgtatatatatatatatatatatatatatatatatatatatatttagcattcTCTGATACGGGAATGGTGTTTTGAAGCCCCAAATAAAGCAGATAAAGCAGGTAAGGTAAGGGGAAATTATTCTTGTCATTGACAGGTGTGTATGTACACGTCATATGATGATAGCCGACAAAGTATAACAATGCTGAAAAGGCTGAAATGAAGTTGTTTAGCAATTGTTTTGTTCTCAATGAGAGACAGAGCACTTGAGAAAGTGTGTATGTTCAGAAGACATACGAAATGACGTTTTCCTCTTCAAGATAGTGACATGTTCTCCGCTTTCAAAACCATTTCTTATTTCTAACACATTTTTATGATTACAGGTTCATCAATAGTGAGTGAGTCAGTTATTCTGAGAGGCCACTCAAttcattcaacataaaacatcataattcATCAATAAGCGCTTTGTTAAACATAATAAAAGCATTCAGCATTAAATCACAGATCTGTGGCATGTGCGAATTTTCATTTCCATGATGCTGCCTGTAGAGATGTAGATGTTTTGGGCAACAAAAAttaagaatcataaaaaaaaaaaaagcgaacaTTTCAAATATCTAAAACCTCTCCTGGAACCAATAGGATtattagagaaaataaaaaaaatatatatatatatatatatatatatatatatatatatatatataaagaaaagttAAAATTATGTGCCTCAGGGATGGTGAGTAAACAGTGGAAGATgatgaaattacaaaatatatctcttcaccaaaaaaatacaaataaaatcccCTTCGCCAAACCACAGTGATTACattaaaaaggggaaaaaatcagTTGAATTAAAAACTTCCAAGTCTATTCTCCAGGTTAAGAGAGATACAAACGCTCACAGCTCACATGATGCATGTTAAATGTCTGGTTAACCTGTACATTTGGCTcagagtatatatataaaaccggCAAATCCAATGAAGTCACGAGGTTCTAGGCTGGGTGCTCCACAGGGTAAAACCATGACGATGTGAACAAAACAGCTGTCACTATAAATACATACCCATATCAACAGGACACTAGAATATTCATGAGTATAGCCCCTCCCTTGCCTGACAAACAAAACCAGCATTTGAGCACGATGATTGGACGGTTAAGGTAAAGCGGGAAGTCTTAATGGATAAAATGAATGGAAATGTGGATCACTGAAGggacattatataaaaaaaaatgagctgGATAAGACAAAGAGATAAACAGTATTAGTAATTGCACTGGAAGGGTGGAGACAGAGGAGGTGCCAGGGCAAGCAGACATGCTATTGGCCAGTGAAGCCCCGCCCCTGAATAGTGCCACAGCTGTGTGAGCAACCAATGGCCAGCAGCTGTTAACTTTGGGAGGTGGAGTCAAGGGTCTAAAGGGGAGTGGCCTGATGAAGGAGCGACGTCATGAAGAACTTTAATGCTGCGTTCCATTCAACTTGAGAAAGATTCCAGCTTGCAACTTTTCACATTTCACGTTACAGAAAAAACTGTATGAATGATTTTAAGTTCCAACATCAtaaatttatatatgaatgtttttAGCTGTGTAAAACATGATTTGTTGATAAGCATACACCTGTAGGACATGCTTGCATTGCCATTTTGTTTCTTTATACACTTAAAGttgataataattacaatttcatTAATGTTTTCGAAAGAAGCCTCTTCGGCTCTCCGAGGCTGGaatgatttgatcaaaaatacagcaaaaactatttaaaatatctgtcgtctattttaatatattttcaaatgtaatttgtatttatattcttttgaaaccatgatacactactaccattcaaaagattgagGTAAAAGTGATAGGAGATATTTATAACGTCACAAAAGTTTTctctcttttgaactttctgttcaaagATTCCTGAATAAAAATCAAGCTTTCAgcagcaaaaacagtttttttgcatTGATGATTATAAGAACCAGTATTAATAACAGAGCACCAATCATAATCAAGCAGCAAAtcggtatattagaatgatttctgaacgagtactgatgctgaaaattcagatttgcatcacaggaataaataacattttaaaacatacttaaacATCAAACCGTTATTTCAAATTggaataatattccacaatttaaccgtatttttatttgaataaatgcagccttagcgagcagaacagacttctttcaaaacattaaagatCGTAATTGTTCCCAACTTTTGACGAGTAGTGTACACAATCTTTCAAGTGTCAAGCTATATATAGCAGGAATATGAATGGAACGCAGCACTGTTATGGTGCCAAAAATTCAGCTCCTTTTACAGACCACATTCCCAGGGTTTTAGTTTCAGAAAAGGTGAGGAAAATCAGAAACAAGACTGTTAAAGacaaccacacacactcactctgaaAGAAATGTTAGCGCAGTTCAGCAGCGATGAAGAGCCGTAAAGCAAAATGATATATGCAGATCATATTCACCTCATTATAAAATAACACAGGTAATAAATCTAAATGCCATAATATTTCTCTGACTCGCTGTTAAAGTTTGTCTCTTAGGCCGAGAGGTCTCTATAGCCTCTTCCTCTCGCTTCTTTCACTGTTCCTCTCTTTATTTTGTGTCTGTCTCACTCTAGGGCGGTTCATGGAGGGTAGGCGGTAGTTTTCCCCACATGTGGCTGCTGTTTGCCCTGCACCACTGAGTCCTCCTTCCATACTTTACGAATCTGCagtcatacaaacaaacaaacaaacaaacaaacatatgaagaacaaaagaaaaaaacatgttagaCTCGGTGAAGTGATGGACCAATGCCCTCTATGAAAGGCTTTTCAAACTGTAACTAACCCTGGGTtatcttcttattatttttacttcatttcCAATTCaagacaacattaaaaaaatttgtaaaagttttttcttttgacatttaaatttgtcatctAATAtatagttccggtccttgattctgattggctgagccatgttctaagctttttttttcatgttcgaacacacacctttgtttacttctgtgtgtttctcggcaaccactttgttgcaacCACAAATGATTCTAAGGAACTGCATTGTTttgtggaagaatactgtttttatttttatcacatttatttatgttacacgtaatttgctcttttattttgtgaaaacttgctaaatatatataaatatatagtgttcctgtag is a genomic window containing:
- the cenpt gene encoding DNA ligase 1 codes for the protein MDSTEDDISARVLLRRVLHTELPRSPVTRSATNVRRSMRLKNTPGLESPGSALRHRLKKKLHESASLSPLPSPKRPRSTVANTNPPVTAPSPVYDEDMTTRGLLRGIIQMETEASLLMSGQPAFQESEPNPAESSAGERTEGLSGVELSDLTLHTEPLTHVVRGLSRKKPQQVFSVSAFEEQFDQLPDNTEETSNVFHKGDVSQAKGDDSQDLDVSSGSKSGLNLTLKTPFVEKRIERAGLQRKVSNRRLQSVDAFDEAVQRCLEQGPNQDQSVFQDGKTLEDSSWQKFTLGLSDVTELYVHSKKDDTMGPSAENERASDIPDSEPLIQEEKDHEMESQDQEEVVPPSQDDVYLSAEDIVLAPTQAMTESLPESHDVELQDREFVEEVEIGNIVEIEYENIVETEDQEVVEIEDDNIEEIEDENGEEVEDENGEEVEDENGEEVEDENGEEVEDENREEVEDENAQEVEDENVEDENDEEVEDENAEKVEDKEVIEAEHEHIDTSQYLEQITRRAHRSEGGGAVLGIPGTSRVTKSFGAGLNPREKDLLDFVDEGRVSLQDIPDEERESLGSPEFPPLHPAAELSTPEQRSLQHEASLPEEDVPELAEEEPNQSEEEELLDSEPANHSPEFPQDEEEEEEDDDDDALSAELSMKTPAFVRQKRVFASRTAQTTPTVLKEVNAGPAPQVAKRAPRQKRQTGVNVLPKSYVMSVFKHFAKTKVASDIYPAINEILKKYFERLADDLEAYATHAKRKTIEVEDFELLMRRQGFVTDTTPVNILIEKYLPMEYRKLLIPVATSGNKVIPKQRR